A window from Primulina huaijiensis isolate GDHJ02 chromosome 11, ASM1229523v2, whole genome shotgun sequence encodes these proteins:
- the LOC140987115 gene encoding uncharacterized protein produces MVAISIYKVILMACLALFCAENTMVSAQCQGDFQGLVQQCARYVQKSGPTQNPSQQCCAVVKTIDFPCACQRITTDVEQIVSMEKAVFVARFCGKPLAHGTRCGSYIVP; encoded by the exons ATGGtagcaatatcaatatacaaggTTATTTTGATGGCGTGTCTTGCCTTGTTTTGTGCTGAGAACACCATGGTTTCTGCACAATGTCAAGGGGATTTCCAAGGTCTTGTACAACAATGTGCGAGATATGTTCAAAAGAGTGGCCCTACACAAAACCCATCTCAACAATGTTGTGCTGTTGTCAAAACAATCGACTTTCCTTGTGCGTGCCAGCGCATCACCACTGATGTTGAGCAAATAGTTAGCATGGAGAAAGCGGTCTTCGTCGCGCGATTTTGTGGGAAGCCATTAGCCCATGGAACCAGATGTGGAA GTTATATAGTTCCATGA
- the LOC140988452 gene encoding uncharacterized protein, which produces MQVILRTVRKLCGCVSIIEKLKPSGASEEDILNRAKDLMMQNKDFSRGFKFDHVWPIMKDLEKFSANDSAPIPLSKQHITNLDSSQLDNQEPESPMLGSQGINSFPINHEGHRDLINVLQKGASDMQQNYDIKLLMLQNEQKKLEICQQQIALVAFQEENKILYMDLTTSGDPEMRQMVQNERARIMQKREEERRQHEGNKFGKFFGDFGGSGSGSGSGPDFPDY; this is translated from the exons ATGCAAGTTATCCTCCGTACTGTTAGAAAATTATGTGGCTGTGTAAGCATAATTGAAAAGCTGAAGCCAAGTGGCGCGTCCGAGGAAGATATT TTGAACCGAGCAAAAGATTTAATGATGCAAAATAAAGATTTCAGTCGAGGATTCAAATTTGATCATGTGTGGCCTATCATGAAAGATTTGGAGAAATTTTCAGCCAATGACAGTGCACCGATACCACTATCAAAACAACATATCACAAATTTGGATTCGTCACAATTAGATAATCAAGAACCGGAATCTCCAATGTTAGGTTCTCAAGGAATAAATTCATTTCCAATTAATCAT GAAGGTCATCGCGATCTTATCAATGTACTACAAAAAGGAGCTAGCGATATGcaacaaaattatgatattaaaCTGTTAATGTTgcaaaatgaacaaaaaaagcTAGAAATTTGTCAACAACAAATAGCATTGGTTGCATTTCAAGAGGAGAATAAAATTTTGTACATGGATCTGACCACAAGTGGTGATCCAGAAATGCGTCAAATGGTTCAAAATGAAAGAGCAAGAATTATGCAGAAAAGAGAGGAAGAACGTCGTCAACATGAAGGCAacaaatttggaaaattttttggtgattttggaggatctggATCTGGATCTGGATCTGGACCTGATTTTCCAGATTATTGA
- the LOC140987308 gene encoding uncharacterized protein gives MDQRDKKKRKMEENINLISDADEEENEEEMEKFFALLKSSRELKERLAIRNSQSHSKKSDNEKAAAAAASAWNPAFLFEDFAPSPPTPQAGNESAEAQKAGPSSKTKDEDKNGDEELDLNLSL, from the coding sequence ATGGATCAAAGAGAcaagaagaaaaggaaaatggAAGAGAATATTAACCTTATATCAGATGctgatgaagaagaaaatgaggAGGAGATGGAGAAATTCTTTGCATTACTTAAAAGCAGTCGAGAACTAAAGGAACGCCTGGCGATTCGTAACAGCCAATCACACTCGAAGAAATCAGACAACGAGAaggccgccgccgccgccgcttcTGCTTGGAATCCGGCATTTCTGTTTGAAGATTTCGCGCCGTCGCCGCCAACGCCGCAGGCGGGCAATGAAAGCGCGGAGGCCCAAAAAGCAGGCCCTTCTTCGAAGACTAAAGATGAAGACAAAAATGGTGATGAAGAGTTGGATCTCAATCTTTCTTTGTAA
- the LOC140987563 gene encoding polyphenol oxidase I, chloroplastic-like, translating to MASLHLPCATLAHTTNNPSATPRCLFPKPSHFVTSTKRTHRLQVSCRTDGQIQKPTSETSQGKVDRRNMLLGIGGLYSAINLSSAPGASANPIQAPELDKCGTATNLNTGEKLDVNCCPPVVQKITDYKIPPFIKMKIRPAAHKVSPEYIYKYNLAIDRMKRLPADDPRSFMQQANIHCAYCNGAYDQPGKGDLDLQVHNSWLFFPFHRWYLYFYERILGKMINDPTFALPFWNWDNPKGMTIPPMFNNPNAAIFDEKRNQANLPPAVVDLGLTGSTDPLQVVSNNLTVMYTEMIRGNSTATDFMGQPYPEGTAVNPGPGASERGSHTSVHAWVGDPRQPSGEDLGNFYSAGRDPLFYCHHGNVDRMWTLWQYYLPSSKVPDKKITDPDFLNSSFVFYDENSQLVRVYVKDCLSNLAMGYDYERIDLPWLDYRPPPQTATAKVTRTSTAADKAETVFPLKLESIVRVLVPKTKKGKADELLVIENITVDTTKFLKFDVFINDEDDNITELDKAAYVGTYAQIPHKTTNKTATTSIRLRLTDVYEDMDVSDDEDVLLTLVPRHQGPGVTIGGIKIIENPPQKTAATTTASSS from the coding sequence ATGGCTTCACTTCACCTGCCATGCGCAACCCTCGCCCACACAACCAACAATCCCTCCGCCACCCCCCGCTGTCTATTTCCTAAACCATCCCATTTTGTTACCTCCACGAAACGTACCCACCGCCTGCAAGTTTCCTGTAGAACCGATGGCCAGATCCAAAAACCAACCTCTGAAACCTCCCAAGGGAAAGTGGATAGGAGGAACATGCTTCTCGGTATAGGTGGCCTCTACAGTGCCATCAACCTCAGTTCGGCTCCAGGTGCTTCTGCGAATCCCATACAAGCACCGGAGCTCGACAAATGTGGTACTGCTACAAATTTGAACACCGGCGAAAAACTTGATGTCAACTGTTGTCCCCCGGTTGTACAAAAAATCACGGATTACAAGATCCCTCCattcataaaaatgaaaataaggcCTGCTGCGCATAAAGTTTCACCTGAATACATATACAAGTACAATTTAGCCATCGATCGGATGAAACGTCTTCCGGCAGACGACCCGCGTAGCTTCATGCAGCAAGCTAATATCCATTGCGCTTACTGCAATGGGGCTTACGATCAACCCGGGAAGGGTGATCTGGATCTTCAAGTGCACAATAGTTGGCTTTTCTTCCCTTTCCATAGATGGTATCTGTATTTCTACGAGAGAATCTTGGGGAAAATGATTAATGACCCCACTTTCGCTTTGCCATTTTGGAATTGGGATAATCCTAAAGGGATGACAATCCCACCCATGTTCAACAATCCAAATGCAGCCATCTTTGACGAAAAACGCAACCAAGCAAACCTGCCGCCGGCAGTGGTTGATCTTGGCCTGACCGGGAGCACTGACCCTCTTCAAGTCGTGTCTAATAACCTCACCGTTATGTATACTGAGATGATTCGAGGCAACTCGACCGCGACTGATTTTATGGGACAACCGTATCCAGAAGGAACCGCTGTCAACCCTGGGCCGGGAGCTTCCGAGCGTGGCTCGCACACATCCGTTCATGCCTGGGTTGGAGATCCTAGACAGCCCAGCGGGGAGGATTTGGGTAACTTTTACTCAGCGGGTCGAGACCCGCTGTTTTACTGCCACCACGGAAATGTCGACCGAATGTGGACTTTATGGCAGTACTATCTGCCCAGTAGTAAGGTTCCGGACAAGAAAATCACTGACCCTGATTTTCTCAACTCCTCGTTTGTATTCTACGACGAAAATTCTCAGCTCGTGCGTGTCTATGTAAAGGATTGTTTAAGCAACTTAGCAATGGGATACGACTACGAAAGAATCGACCTTCCCTGGCTCGACTACAGGCCCCCACCTCAAACTGCAACCGCGAAGGTCACTAGAACTAGCACAGCAGCGGACAAAGCAGAGACAGTCTTCCCCCTCAAACTCGAGTCAATTGTCCGAGTCCTGGTTCCCAAAACCAAGAAAGGAAAAGCCGATGAGCTTCTGGTGATAGAAAACATAACTGTGGACACTACCAAGTTCTTGAAATTCGATGTGTTCATTAACGATGAGGACGACAATATTACGGAACTAGATAAGGCCGCGTATGTTGGTACCTATGCTCAGATTCCACACAAGACAACGAACAAAACGGCGACGACTTCGATTCGATTGAGGCTGACGGATGTGTATGAGGACATGGATGTGTCGGATGACGAGGATGTGTTACTCACATTGGTGCCTAGACATCAGGGACCAGGCGTGACCATTGGTGGTATCAAGATCATTGAGAATCCACCCCAGAAAACTGCAGCCACGACAACTGCCTCTTCAAGTTAA